The Noviherbaspirillum saxi genome includes a window with the following:
- a CDS encoding CoA pyrophosphatase — translation MAKLTFDPEALPVDSLAGEPAVAAERLSVHWLRERFAHPPTWIREEFDERRMRKLTGEPTPASVLIPLVAHADGLTMLLTQRTAHLHDHAGQVSLPGGRVDDTDTSAIETALRETEEEVGVHRRHIEVLGTLPDYFTGTGFRVTPVVALVQPPFELRADPFEVAEIFEVPLAFLMDGRNHQLRTVQIPEGGGRRTFYTMPYERFFIWGATAGMLRNLFHFIRA, via the coding sequence TTGGCCAAGCTGACATTTGATCCTGAAGCATTGCCAGTCGATTCGTTGGCGGGAGAGCCGGCAGTTGCGGCCGAGCGCCTGAGTGTTCATTGGCTACGTGAGCGTTTCGCGCATCCTCCCACATGGATACGCGAAGAGTTCGACGAACGCCGGATGCGCAAACTGACGGGCGAACCCACACCGGCTTCGGTGCTCATCCCCCTCGTGGCGCATGCCGACGGACTTACCATGCTGCTTACCCAACGCACCGCGCATCTGCACGATCACGCCGGTCAGGTCAGCCTGCCGGGCGGCCGCGTTGACGACACCGATACCTCGGCAATCGAAACCGCGTTGCGCGAGACCGAGGAAGAAGTCGGCGTGCACCGGCGTCACATTGAGGTGCTAGGAACCCTGCCTGACTATTTCACCGGTACCGGCTTTCGCGTCACCCCTGTCGTGGCGTTGGTCCAGCCGCCATTCGAACTGCGCGCCGATCCCTTCGAAGTCGCCGAAATCTTTGAAGTGCCGCTTGCATTTCTGATGGATGGACGCAACCATCAGTTGCGTACCGTTCAGATACCGGAAGGGGGAGGGCGCCGTACGTTCTATACCATGCCGTACGAGCGATTTTTTATCTGGGGAGCGACGGCAGGAATGCTGCGTAACCTGTTCCACTTTATTCGTGCCTGA
- the rplS gene encoding 50S ribosomal protein L19 — MDLIQKLEQEEIARLGKNIPDFAPGDTVVVNVNVVEGTRKRAQAYEGVVIARRNRGLNSNFIVRKISSGEGVERTFQLYSPLIASIEVKRRGDVRRAKLYYLRDRSGKSARIKEKLPNRRPASQAAE; from the coding sequence ATGGACTTGATCCAGAAACTCGAGCAAGAAGAAATCGCCCGTCTGGGCAAAAACATCCCTGACTTCGCACCGGGTGACACCGTCGTCGTCAACGTCAACGTGGTTGAAGGCACTCGCAAGCGTGCACAGGCTTACGAAGGCGTAGTGATTGCACGTCGCAATCGTGGTCTGAACTCCAACTTCATCGTGCGCAAGATTTCGTCCGGTGAAGGCGTGGAACGTACCTTCCAGCTGTATTCCCCGTTGATCGCTTCGATCGAAGTGAAGCGTCGTGGCGATGTGCGTCGTGCGAAGCTGTACTACCTGCGTGATCGTTCCGGTAAATCGGCACGTATCAAAGAAAAGCTGCCGAATCGCCGTCCGGCCAGCCAGGCTGCGGAGTAA
- a CDS encoding electron transfer flavoprotein subunit beta/FixA family protein, giving the protein MKVLVPVKRVVDYNVKVRVKSDGSGVDIANVKMSMNPFDEIAVEEATRLKEGGKVTEVIAVSCGVTQCQETLRTAMAIGADRGILVETDVELQPLAVAKLLKAVADKEQPQLIILGKQAIDDDCNQTGQMLAALLGWGQATFASKVTLEDGKATVTREVDGGLETVALQLPAIVTTDLRLNEPRYVTLPNIMKAKKKQLDTFKPADLGVDVTPRLKTLKVAEPPKRSAGIMVKSVEELVSKLKNEAKVI; this is encoded by the coding sequence ATGAAAGTTTTGGTTCCAGTCAAGCGCGTGGTGGACTACAACGTCAAAGTCCGCGTGAAGTCCGACGGCAGCGGCGTCGATATCGCCAACGTCAAGATGTCGATGAATCCGTTCGATGAAATCGCGGTCGAAGAAGCGACCCGTCTGAAAGAAGGTGGCAAGGTCACCGAAGTCATCGCGGTGTCGTGCGGCGTGACGCAATGCCAGGAAACCCTGCGTACCGCGATGGCGATCGGCGCCGACCGCGGCATCCTGGTCGAGACCGATGTCGAATTGCAGCCGCTGGCGGTGGCCAAGCTGCTGAAAGCGGTGGCCGACAAGGAACAGCCGCAGTTGATCATCCTGGGCAAGCAAGCCATCGACGACGACTGCAACCAGACCGGCCAGATGCTGGCGGCGCTGCTGGGCTGGGGCCAAGCCACGTTCGCCTCCAAGGTCACGCTGGAAGATGGCAAGGCGACAGTGACGCGCGAAGTGGACGGCGGCCTGGAAACGGTGGCGCTGCAGTTGCCGGCGATCGTGACGACCGACCTGCGCCTGAACGAGCCGCGCTATGTGACGCTGCCCAACATCATGAAGGCCAAGAAGAAGCAGCTCGATACGTTCAAGCCCGCCGATCTGGGGGTGGATGTGACGCCGCGCCTGAAGACCTTGAAGGTCGCGGAACCGCCCAAGCGCTCGGCCGGCATCATGGTCAAGAGCGTCGAAGAGCTGGTGTCCAAGCTCAAGAACGAAGCCAAAGTCATTTAA
- a CDS encoding DUF1059 domain-containing protein, translating to MGRKFIDCREFPSDTSCSVAIAADTDQELLEAAVQHAVAVHKHEDTPEFRQQIKSMFKDGTPPVDRPLSHAL from the coding sequence ATGGGACGCAAATTTATCGACTGCCGCGAATTTCCAAGCGACACATCTTGCTCGGTTGCCATTGCTGCTGACACCGATCAGGAATTGCTGGAAGCTGCCGTGCAGCACGCCGTTGCAGTGCACAAGCATGAAGACACACCGGAATTCCGGCAGCAGATCAAATCGATGTTCAAGGATGGAACGCCGCCGGTGGACCGGCCTTTGAGCCACGCGCTATGA
- a CDS encoding DUF4864 domain-containing protein, whose product MKRWLAKLMLLAGLAGPWCISAVAVDAITTADAIAIHETVQSQLEALSNDDADLAFQLTTSEKRMQIGSPDKFLKLIKEQYNPIYRYQRVIFSTPEVIDGDAIQMVRITDGYSKVWVAVFWMQEDENSHWKIDGCQLLETTSISI is encoded by the coding sequence ATGAAACGGTGGTTGGCCAAACTAATGCTACTTGCCGGATTGGCTGGTCCATGGTGCATCAGCGCTGTGGCGGTCGATGCGATCACAACAGCGGACGCGATTGCAATTCATGAAACTGTGCAATCGCAACTGGAAGCGCTGTCCAACGATGATGCCGATCTCGCATTCCAGTTGACGACATCTGAAAAGCGCATGCAGATCGGCAGTCCAGACAAGTTTCTCAAGCTGATCAAGGAACAGTACAATCCGATCTACCGCTATCAGCGCGTCATCTTCTCAACTCCTGAAGTAATCGACGGCGACGCGATCCAGATGGTGCGTATCACCGATGGCTACAGCAAGGTGTGGGTGGCCGTTTTCTGGATGCAGGAAGACGAAAACAGCCATTGGAAAATCGATGGCTGCCAGTTGCTGGAAACAACCAGCATTTCCATCTGA
- a CDS encoding TM2 domain-containing protein, with product MCNALPVMNQHKNKTLATFLATFFGSFGAHRFYLHGKKDKWAWLHLVLFPLSIFAGFIGALIIGLTPDEKWDAQHNANSGRQSNSGWLVIILVVLTFAGGATALIAAIARTFDLLFTGGAYG from the coding sequence ATGTGCAATGCTTTACCAGTTATGAACCAACACAAGAACAAGACGCTCGCCACCTTCCTCGCCACCTTTTTTGGCAGCTTCGGCGCGCACCGCTTTTATCTCCATGGCAAAAAAGACAAGTGGGCATGGCTTCACCTTGTACTGTTTCCGCTATCCATATTTGCCGGATTTATCGGGGCACTGATTATTGGCCTGACGCCAGACGAGAAATGGGATGCACAACATAATGCCAACTCCGGCCGTCAATCGAACTCGGGTTGGCTGGTAATCATTCTGGTTGTGTTGACTTTCGCCGGCGGGGCAACAGCCTTGATTGCAGCTATCGCCCGCACCTTCGATCTGCTGTTTACCGGCGGCGCTTATGGCTGA
- the rpsP gene encoding 30S ribosomal protein S16, whose translation MVVIRLSRAGAKKRPFFNIVATDSRNRRDGRFIERLGFYNPVAAGKDEGFRITQDRLAYWQGVGAQLSPTVARLVKEAGSKAAA comes from the coding sequence ATGGTCGTTATTCGTTTATCCCGCGCCGGCGCCAAGAAGCGCCCCTTCTTCAATATCGTTGCAACCGATTCCCGTAACCGTCGTGACGGCCGTTTCATCGAGCGTCTTGGCTTCTACAATCCGGTCGCCGCAGGCAAGGATGAAGGTTTCCGCATCACTCAAGATCGTCTCGCTTACTGGCAAGGCGTTGGCGCACAACTGTCCCCGACCGTTGCACGCCTGGTGAAAGAAGCTGGCAGCAAGGCCGCAGCTTAA
- a CDS encoding acyl-CoA dehydrogenase, which yields MSYVAPLKDMLFVINELAGLSEVNTLPGCEDASPETVEAVLEENAKFCSEVVAPLNVAGDKEPSFWQEGKVTTTKGFKEAFKAFGEAGWQGVQHPVEFGGQGLPKLVATPCIEMLNSANLSFALCPLLTDGAIEALMTAGTDEQKKIYLENLISGKWTGTMNLTEPQAGSDLALVRSRAVPQGDGTYKISGTKIFITYGEHDMAENIVHLVLARTPDAPEGVKGISLFVVPKFLVNADGSLGERNDVHCVSIEHKLGIKASPTAVLQFGDHGGAIGTLVGEENRGLEYMFIMMNAARFAVGMQGIGVAERAYQKAVQYARDRVQSRDLAGSSGPVAIIHHPDVRRMLMSMRAHTEAARALSYVTAAAHDAAHHHPDAAVRKINQEFYEYMVPVVKGWSTEMSINVASDGVQVHGGMGFIEETGAAQHYRDARILTIYEGTTAIQANDLVGRKTVRDGGATAKGVLAQVRRTEEELAAYTSGDLAAIRNQLAAGSRALEEVVDYVAGNMKADIKGVFAGSVLYLKMAGVVLGGWQMARAALVAQRKLDAGDGDVKFFQAKIATARFFADHILSQASGYRVAIVDGSAGVMAIAEEQF from the coding sequence ATGAGCTACGTCGCCCCGTTGAAAGACATGCTGTTCGTGATCAACGAACTCGCGGGCCTGTCCGAAGTGAATACCTTGCCTGGCTGTGAAGATGCGAGCCCGGAAACCGTTGAAGCGGTTCTGGAAGAAAACGCGAAATTCTGCAGTGAGGTGGTTGCACCACTCAACGTTGCGGGCGACAAGGAGCCCAGTTTCTGGCAGGAAGGCAAGGTCACGACGACCAAAGGCTTCAAGGAAGCTTTCAAAGCGTTTGGTGAAGCAGGCTGGCAAGGCGTGCAGCACCCTGTCGAGTTCGGCGGACAAGGTTTGCCGAAGCTGGTGGCGACACCCTGTATCGAAATGCTGAATTCCGCCAATCTCTCGTTTGCCTTGTGCCCATTGCTCACCGATGGCGCGATCGAAGCCTTGATGACCGCAGGCACCGACGAGCAGAAAAAGATTTACCTTGAAAACCTGATTTCCGGCAAATGGACCGGCACCATGAACCTGACCGAGCCGCAAGCCGGATCGGATCTCGCGCTGGTGCGTAGCCGTGCCGTGCCGCAGGGCGACGGCACTTACAAGATCTCGGGTACCAAGATTTTCATCACCTATGGCGAACACGATATGGCCGAGAATATCGTCCATCTGGTGCTGGCGCGTACGCCGGATGCACCGGAGGGCGTAAAGGGAATTTCCCTGTTCGTCGTGCCGAAATTCCTGGTCAATGCCGATGGTTCTCTGGGCGAGCGCAATGACGTGCATTGCGTATCGATTGAACACAAGCTCGGGATCAAGGCCAGCCCTACAGCGGTCCTGCAATTCGGCGATCATGGCGGCGCTATCGGCACGCTGGTCGGCGAAGAAAATCGTGGCCTCGAATACATGTTCATCATGATGAACGCAGCCCGATTCGCGGTCGGCATGCAAGGTATCGGCGTTGCGGAGCGTGCCTATCAGAAGGCCGTGCAGTATGCACGCGACCGCGTGCAATCGCGTGACCTGGCCGGCTCCAGCGGCCCGGTGGCGATCATTCATCATCCGGACGTGCGGCGCATGCTGATGTCGATGCGGGCGCATACCGAGGCAGCGCGCGCATTGTCCTACGTGACCGCTGCGGCCCACGACGCGGCGCATCACCATCCGGACGCTGCCGTCCGCAAGATCAATCAGGAGTTTTACGAGTACATGGTTCCGGTAGTCAAGGGATGGTCGACGGAAATGTCGATCAATGTTGCCTCGGACGGCGTGCAGGTGCATGGTGGCATGGGTTTCATCGAAGAGACAGGCGCCGCGCAGCATTACCGCGATGCACGCATCCTGACGATCTACGAAGGTACGACCGCGATCCAGGCCAACGACCTGGTAGGACGCAAGACTGTGCGCGACGGCGGTGCAACCGCGAAGGGCGTCCTGGCACAGGTGCGTCGCACCGAAGAAGAATTGGCTGCCTACACCTCGGGCGATCTGGCGGCAATCCGGAATCAGCTTGCGGCCGGTTCCCGTGCGCTGGAAGAAGTCGTCGACTATGTCGCCGGCAATATGAAGGCTGATATCAAGGGCGTGTTCGCTGGCAGCGTGCTTTACCTGAAGATGGCAGGCGTGGTTCTTGGTGGCTGGCAGATGGCGCGTGCGGCATTGGTTGCACAGCGCAAGCTCGACGCCGGCGACGGCGATGTCAAGTTTTTCCAGGCAAAGATCGCTACCGCACGCTTCTTCGCCGATCATATTCTCTCGCAGGCTTCCGGATACCGCGTCGCGATCGTTGATGGCAGCGCCGGTGTCATGGCTATCGCGGAAGAGCAATTCTGA
- a CDS encoding electron transfer flavoprotein subunit alpha/FixB family protein produces the protein MTALVIAEHDNASLKGSTLHTITAAAQCGGEVHVLIAGANCGGAAEAASKIAGVAKVLVADAAHFAEGLAENVAEQALAIASAYSHILAPATAYGKNILPRVAAKLDVGQVSEITKVISADTFERPFYAGNAIATVQSADPVKVITVRTTGFDAAATGGNAAVETLTAAADAGKSAFVSREVAKSDRPELTAAKVIVSGGRGMGSSDNFKILEPLADKLGAAMGASRAAVDAGFVPNDWQVGQTGKIVAPQLYIAVGISGAIQHLAGMKDSKTIVAINKDPEAPIFSVADYGIVGDLFELVPQLVNELG, from the coding sequence ATGACCGCACTCGTCATTGCTGAACACGATAACGCTTCGCTCAAGGGAAGCACCCTCCACACCATCACCGCGGCCGCCCAGTGCGGCGGCGAGGTCCATGTCCTCATCGCCGGTGCCAACTGCGGCGGCGCCGCCGAAGCCGCTTCCAAGATCGCCGGCGTGGCCAAGGTCCTGGTCGCCGATGCCGCGCATTTCGCCGAAGGCCTGGCCGAGAATGTCGCCGAACAGGCGCTCGCGATCGCTTCCGCGTATTCGCACATCCTGGCTCCGGCTACCGCGTATGGCAAGAACATCCTGCCGCGCGTAGCGGCCAAACTGGACGTTGGGCAAGTGTCGGAAATCACCAAGGTGATCTCCGCCGACACCTTCGAGCGCCCTTTCTATGCGGGTAATGCCATTGCCACCGTGCAGTCGGCGGATCCGGTCAAGGTCATCACCGTACGTACCACCGGCTTCGATGCGGCAGCCACCGGCGGTAACGCGGCGGTGGAAACCCTCACTGCAGCCGCTGATGCCGGCAAGTCGGCCTTCGTGTCGCGCGAAGTGGCCAAGTCCGACCGTCCGGAACTGACCGCTGCCAAGGTGATCGTGTCCGGCGGGCGCGGCATGGGTTCAAGCGACAACTTCAAGATCCTGGAGCCGCTGGCCGACAAGCTGGGTGCCGCCATGGGTGCGTCGCGCGCAGCGGTCGATGCGGGCTTTGTGCCGAACGACTGGCAGGTCGGCCAGACCGGCAAGATCGTGGCACCGCAGCTGTATATCGCGGTCGGTATTTCCGGTGCGATCCAGCATCTGGCCGGCATGAAGGATTCGAAGACCATCGTGGCCATCAACAAGGATCCGGAAGCGCCGATTTTCTCGGTGGCGGACTACGGCATCGTCGGCGACCTGTTCGAACTGGTGCCGCAACTGGTGAACGAACTGGGTTAA
- the rimM gene encoding ribosome maturation factor RimM (Essential for efficient processing of 16S rRNA), translated as MSENTASGIAIPDDLVLVAHVTGAFGIQGWIKIKPYSSDADALLHARTWWIDKPFMRDVDMMQAKTHGDDVVAQLMGVADRNAAEALKGATIQVRRSHFPALSDGEFYWIDLIGLEVENLQGESLGKVADLMDNGAHPILRVTAPAPAAVEGERPKEWLIPFVDQFVKTVDQTAGKITVDWGLDF; from the coding sequence TTGTCAGAGAACACCGCTTCGGGGATCGCAATCCCTGATGATCTGGTGCTGGTTGCTCATGTGACCGGTGCCTTTGGTATCCAAGGCTGGATCAAGATCAAGCCTTACTCGTCCGACGCAGACGCATTGCTGCATGCGCGGACGTGGTGGATCGACAAGCCATTCATGCGTGATGTCGACATGATGCAGGCAAAGACCCACGGTGATGATGTGGTTGCCCAGTTGATGGGTGTGGCCGACCGAAATGCGGCCGAAGCGCTCAAGGGTGCAACCATTCAGGTGCGTCGCAGCCATTTTCCGGCTCTGTCGGATGGCGAGTTCTACTGGATTGATCTGATCGGTTTGGAAGTCGAGAACCTGCAAGGCGAAAGCCTTGGCAAGGTGGCCGATTTGATGGACAACGGTGCGCATCCCATCCTGAGAGTGACTGCACCTGCACCTGCGGCTGTGGAAGGCGAAAGGCCGAAGGAATGGCTGATTCCCTTTGTTGATCAGTTTGTAAAGACGGTTGATCAGACTGCAGGAAAGATCACGGTGGACTGGGGCCTGGACTTCTAG
- the trmD gene encoding tRNA (guanosine(37)-N1)-methyltransferase TrmD, with protein MQFDVVTLFPDMFAAITQSGITRRAFEQNRCALSLWNPRDFATDNYRTIDDRPYGGGPGMVMMAKPLEAAIDAAKGRQTTLGLPNPRVVYMSPQGRALTHEKVMQLRQEPGLVLLCGRYEAVDQRLLDRCVDEEISLGDFVLSGGELPAMALMDAVIRQLPGVLNDDISAVEDSFVNGLLDCPHYTRPELYEGVAVPPVLMGGHHAEIGKWRREQALLATLAKRPDLISKARDAGRLSRADEKFLSSLQQQNL; from the coding sequence ATGCAATTTGATGTCGTCACGCTCTTCCCCGACATGTTTGCTGCCATAACGCAGTCGGGCATTACCCGGCGAGCGTTCGAGCAAAACAGATGTGCATTGTCGCTCTGGAATCCGCGCGACTTCGCAACGGACAACTATCGCACGATCGATGACCGTCCCTATGGCGGCGGTCCCGGCATGGTGATGATGGCCAAGCCGCTTGAAGCTGCGATTGATGCAGCGAAAGGCCGGCAAACCACGCTGGGTTTGCCAAATCCGCGTGTGGTGTACATGTCGCCGCAGGGCAGGGCGCTGACCCATGAAAAAGTAATGCAACTGCGGCAGGAGCCAGGTCTGGTTCTGTTGTGCGGGCGTTACGAAGCAGTTGACCAGCGCTTGCTGGACCGTTGCGTCGATGAAGAAATCAGCCTCGGCGATTTTGTCTTGTCAGGTGGCGAATTGCCTGCAATGGCCTTGATGGATGCAGTGATCCGCCAATTGCCAGGCGTGTTGAACGACGATATATCGGCCGTCGAAGACAGTTTCGTCAACGGTTTGCTGGATTGTCCGCACTACACACGACCGGAGCTGTACGAGGGTGTTGCGGTTCCTCCGGTGCTGATGGGTGGACACCATGCCGAAATCGGAAAATGGCGGCGTGAACAGGCCTTGCTTGCAACCCTGGCCAAGCGGCCTGACCTGATTTCCAAAGCGCGCGACGCCGGAAGGCTGTCACGTGCCGACGAAAAGTTTTTGAGCAGTTTGCAGCAGCAGAATTTGTAG